Proteins encoded by one window of Antechinus flavipes isolate AdamAnt ecotype Samford, QLD, Australia chromosome 4, AdamAnt_v2, whole genome shotgun sequence:
- the MSL1 gene encoding male-specific lethal 1 homolog isoform X2 — protein MTMRSAVFKAAAAPAGGNPEQQQRLDYERAAALGGPEEEPGPPEAQFLSRHRKLKESGPPVASSQGGSPVPSPVGGGGGGGGGGGGGGGGGGGSGGGKGRSLVLPAGAAPGQQEESWGGSVPLPCPPPATKQAGVGGEPAAAGAGCSPRPKYQAVLPGQTGSQVAVAADKGGATPPAATASDSAGPPPLPPAGPPPLPPAAATVTAAAAAGTLAASEGRWKSVRKSPLGGGGGSGASSQAACLKQILLLQLDLIEQQQQQLQAKEKEIEELKTERDSLLARIERMERRMQLVKKDNEKERHRLLQGYETEDREEPELSEKIELECQTELSETSQALPSKPFSCGRSGKGHKRKSSFGSAERKTPVKKLAAEFSKVKTKTPKHSPVKEEPCGSLPETVCRRELRSQETPEKSRSSVDTPPKLSVPQKAPSTHPKEKAFTSELEELPYLSTTEMYLCRWHQPPPSPLPLREPSPKKEETVAIPSWRDHTVEPLRDPNPSELLENLDDSVFSKRHAKLELDEKRRKRWDIQRIREQRILQRLQLRMYKKKGIQESEPEVTSFFPEPDDVESLLITPFLPVVAFGRPLPKLTPQNFELPWLDERSRCRLEIQKKQTPHRTCRK, from the exons ATGACCATGAGATCGGCCGTGTTCAAGGCGGCCGCGGCGCCCGCCGGCGGCAACCCCGAGCAGCAGCAGCGGCTGGACTACGAGCGGGCGGCGGCGCTGGGCGGGCCCGAAGAGGAGCCCGGACCGCCAGAAGCCCAGTTTCTCTCTCGCCACCGTAAGCTCAAAGAGTCCGGGCCGCCCGTGGCCTCCTCGCAGGGGGGAAGCCCGGTTCCTTCCCCGGtcggaggcggcggcggcggcggcggcggcggaggaggaggaggaggaggaggaggaggaagcggCGGCGGCAAGGGCCGGAGCTTGGTGCTGCCGGCCGGGGCGGCCCCGGGGCAGCAGGAGGAGAGTTGGGGCGGCTCCGTGCCCCTGCCGTGCCCGCCCCCCGCCACCAAACAAGCCGGGGTCGGGGGGGAGCCAGCCGCGGCCGGGGCGGGCTGTAGTCCCCGCCCCAAGTACCAAGCGGTGCTGCCGGGCCAGACGGGCTCCCAGGTGGCGGTGGCCGCGGACAAGGGTGGGGCCACCCCTCCCGCCGCCACCGCCTCGGACTCGGCGGGACCCCCGCCGCTCCCTCCGGCTGGGCCGCCGCCCCTGCCACCCGCCGCCGCCACCGTCACCGCCGCCGCTGCCGCAGGAACCCTGGCGGCCTCGGAGGGGCGATGGAAGAGCGTGAGGAAAAGCCCCCTCGGGGGCGGCGGCGGCTCGGGTGCCAGCAGCCAGGCCGCCTGCCTCAAGCAGATCCTCCTGCTGCAGCTGGACCTCAtcgagcagcagcagcagcagctgcaggCCAAGGAGAAGGAGATCGAGGAGCTCAAGACCGAGAGGGATTCG CTCCTTGCTCGGATTGAACGTATGGAAAGACGGATGCAGCTAGTGAAGAAGGATAACGAGAAAGAGAGGCACAGGCTGCTTCAAGGCTATGAGACTGAAGACCGGGAGGAGCCTGAATTATCTGAGAAGATTGAGCTGGAGTGCCAGACTGAACTTTCAGAGACGTCCCAGGCGCTGCCATCGAAACCTTTCTCATGTGGACGGAGTGGGAAGGGACACAAAAG GAAATCCTCATTCGGAAGTGCTGAGAGAAAGACTCCAGTTAAAAAGCTGGCTGCTGAATTttcaaaagtcaaaacaaaaactcctAAGCACTCTCCTGTTAAAGAGGAACCGTGTGGCTCCTTACCTGAAACTGTGTGTAGACGTGAACTGAGGAGCCAAGAGACTCCAGAAAAATCCCGATCTTCAGTGGACACCCCCCCTAAACTCTCTGTCCCCCAGAAGGCACCTAGCACTCACCCCAAGGAGAAAGCCTTCACAAGCGAGCTAGAAGAATTGCCGTACCTTTCCACCACAGAAATGTACTTGTGTCGTTGGCACCAGCCTCCCCCATCACCGTTACCATTACGGGAACCCTCTCCAAAGAAGGAGGAGACTGTAGCAA ttccttctTGGAGGGACCACACTGTAGAGCCTCTGAGAGATCCAAATCCTTCAGAGCTCTTGGAG AACCTGGATGACAGTGTGTTTTCCAAGCGGCATGCGAAATTGGAGCTGgatgagaagagaaggaaaag atggGATATTCAGAGGATCAGGGAACAAAGAATTTTACAGCGACTGCAGCTCAGAatgtataaaaagaaaggaattcagGAATCTGAGCCTGAGGTTACCTCATTTTTCCCTGAGCCAGATGATG TTGAAAGTTTGCTGATTACCCCCTTCTTGCCTGTTGTAGCATTTGGACGACCATTACCAAAATTGACCCCACA GAATTTTGAGCTGCCCTGGTTGGATGAGCGCAGCCGCTGCAGGCTGGAGATCCAGAAAAAGCAGACACCTCACAGGACGTGTAGAAAATAA
- the MSL1 gene encoding male-specific lethal 1 homolog isoform X3, translating to MERRMQLVKKDNEKERHRLLQGYETEDREEPELSEKIELECQTELSETSQALPSKPFSCGRSGKGHKRKSSFGSAERKTPVKKLAAEFSKVKTKTPKHSPVKEEPCGSLPETVCRRELRSQETPEKSRSSVDTPPKLSVPQKAPSTHPKEKAFTSELEELPYLSTTEMYLCRWHQPPPSPLPLREPSPKKEETVARCLMPSSVAGETSVLAVPSWRDHTVEPLRDPNPSELLENLDDSVFSKRHAKLELDEKRRKRWDIQRIREQRILQRLQLRMYKKKGIQESEPEVTSFFPEPDDVESLLITPFLPVVAFGRPLPKLTPQNFELPWLDERSRCRLEIQKKQTPHRTCRK from the exons ATGGAAAGACGGATGCAGCTAGTGAAGAAGGATAACGAGAAAGAGAGGCACAGGCTGCTTCAAGGCTATGAGACTGAAGACCGGGAGGAGCCTGAATTATCTGAGAAGATTGAGCTGGAGTGCCAGACTGAACTTTCAGAGACGTCCCAGGCGCTGCCATCGAAACCTTTCTCATGTGGACGGAGTGGGAAGGGACACAAAAG GAAATCCTCATTCGGAAGTGCTGAGAGAAAGACTCCAGTTAAAAAGCTGGCTGCTGAATTttcaaaagtcaaaacaaaaactcctAAGCACTCTCCTGTTAAAGAGGAACCGTGTGGCTCCTTACCTGAAACTGTGTGTAGACGTGAACTGAGGAGCCAAGAGACTCCAGAAAAATCCCGATCTTCAGTGGACACCCCCCCTAAACTCTCTGTCCCCCAGAAGGCACCTAGCACTCACCCCAAGGAGAAAGCCTTCACAAGCGAGCTAGAAGAATTGCCGTACCTTTCCACCACAGAAATGTACTTGTGTCGTTGGCACCAGCCTCCCCCATCACCGTTACCATTACGGGAACCCTCTCCAAAGAAGGAGGAGACTGTAGCAA GATGTCTGATGCCATCAAGTGTTGCAGGAGAAACTTCAGTCTTGGCTG ttccttctTGGAGGGACCACACTGTAGAGCCTCTGAGAGATCCAAATCCTTCAGAGCTCTTGGAG AACCTGGATGACAGTGTGTTTTCCAAGCGGCATGCGAAATTGGAGCTGgatgagaagagaaggaaaag atggGATATTCAGAGGATCAGGGAACAAAGAATTTTACAGCGACTGCAGCTCAGAatgtataaaaagaaaggaattcagGAATCTGAGCCTGAGGTTACCTCATTTTTCCCTGAGCCAGATGATG TTGAAAGTTTGCTGATTACCCCCTTCTTGCCTGTTGTAGCATTTGGACGACCATTACCAAAATTGACCCCACA GAATTTTGAGCTGCCCTGGTTGGATGAGCGCAGCCGCTGCAGGCTGGAGATCCAGAAAAAGCAGACACCTCACAGGACGTGTAGAAAATAA
- the MSL1 gene encoding male-specific lethal 1 homolog isoform X1, whose translation MTMRSAVFKAAAAPAGGNPEQQQRLDYERAAALGGPEEEPGPPEAQFLSRHRKLKESGPPVASSQGGSPVPSPVGGGGGGGGGGGGGGGGGGGSGGGKGRSLVLPAGAAPGQQEESWGGSVPLPCPPPATKQAGVGGEPAAAGAGCSPRPKYQAVLPGQTGSQVAVAADKGGATPPAATASDSAGPPPLPPAGPPPLPPAAATVTAAAAAGTLAASEGRWKSVRKSPLGGGGGSGASSQAACLKQILLLQLDLIEQQQQQLQAKEKEIEELKTERDSLLARIERMERRMQLVKKDNEKERHRLLQGYETEDREEPELSEKIELECQTELSETSQALPSKPFSCGRSGKGHKRKSSFGSAERKTPVKKLAAEFSKVKTKTPKHSPVKEEPCGSLPETVCRRELRSQETPEKSRSSVDTPPKLSVPQKAPSTHPKEKAFTSELEELPYLSTTEMYLCRWHQPPPSPLPLREPSPKKEETVARCLMPSSVAGETSVLAVPSWRDHTVEPLRDPNPSELLENLDDSVFSKRHAKLELDEKRRKRWDIQRIREQRILQRLQLRMYKKKGIQESEPEVTSFFPEPDDVESLLITPFLPVVAFGRPLPKLTPQNFELPWLDERSRCRLEIQKKQTPHRTCRK comes from the exons ATGACCATGAGATCGGCCGTGTTCAAGGCGGCCGCGGCGCCCGCCGGCGGCAACCCCGAGCAGCAGCAGCGGCTGGACTACGAGCGGGCGGCGGCGCTGGGCGGGCCCGAAGAGGAGCCCGGACCGCCAGAAGCCCAGTTTCTCTCTCGCCACCGTAAGCTCAAAGAGTCCGGGCCGCCCGTGGCCTCCTCGCAGGGGGGAAGCCCGGTTCCTTCCCCGGtcggaggcggcggcggcggcggcggcggcggaggaggaggaggaggaggaggaggaggaagcggCGGCGGCAAGGGCCGGAGCTTGGTGCTGCCGGCCGGGGCGGCCCCGGGGCAGCAGGAGGAGAGTTGGGGCGGCTCCGTGCCCCTGCCGTGCCCGCCCCCCGCCACCAAACAAGCCGGGGTCGGGGGGGAGCCAGCCGCGGCCGGGGCGGGCTGTAGTCCCCGCCCCAAGTACCAAGCGGTGCTGCCGGGCCAGACGGGCTCCCAGGTGGCGGTGGCCGCGGACAAGGGTGGGGCCACCCCTCCCGCCGCCACCGCCTCGGACTCGGCGGGACCCCCGCCGCTCCCTCCGGCTGGGCCGCCGCCCCTGCCACCCGCCGCCGCCACCGTCACCGCCGCCGCTGCCGCAGGAACCCTGGCGGCCTCGGAGGGGCGATGGAAGAGCGTGAGGAAAAGCCCCCTCGGGGGCGGCGGCGGCTCGGGTGCCAGCAGCCAGGCCGCCTGCCTCAAGCAGATCCTCCTGCTGCAGCTGGACCTCAtcgagcagcagcagcagcagctgcaggCCAAGGAGAAGGAGATCGAGGAGCTCAAGACCGAGAGGGATTCG CTCCTTGCTCGGATTGAACGTATGGAAAGACGGATGCAGCTAGTGAAGAAGGATAACGAGAAAGAGAGGCACAGGCTGCTTCAAGGCTATGAGACTGAAGACCGGGAGGAGCCTGAATTATCTGAGAAGATTGAGCTGGAGTGCCAGACTGAACTTTCAGAGACGTCCCAGGCGCTGCCATCGAAACCTTTCTCATGTGGACGGAGTGGGAAGGGACACAAAAG GAAATCCTCATTCGGAAGTGCTGAGAGAAAGACTCCAGTTAAAAAGCTGGCTGCTGAATTttcaaaagtcaaaacaaaaactcctAAGCACTCTCCTGTTAAAGAGGAACCGTGTGGCTCCTTACCTGAAACTGTGTGTAGACGTGAACTGAGGAGCCAAGAGACTCCAGAAAAATCCCGATCTTCAGTGGACACCCCCCCTAAACTCTCTGTCCCCCAGAAGGCACCTAGCACTCACCCCAAGGAGAAAGCCTTCACAAGCGAGCTAGAAGAATTGCCGTACCTTTCCACCACAGAAATGTACTTGTGTCGTTGGCACCAGCCTCCCCCATCACCGTTACCATTACGGGAACCCTCTCCAAAGAAGGAGGAGACTGTAGCAA GATGTCTGATGCCATCAAGTGTTGCAGGAGAAACTTCAGTCTTGGCTG ttccttctTGGAGGGACCACACTGTAGAGCCTCTGAGAGATCCAAATCCTTCAGAGCTCTTGGAG AACCTGGATGACAGTGTGTTTTCCAAGCGGCATGCGAAATTGGAGCTGgatgagaagagaaggaaaag atggGATATTCAGAGGATCAGGGAACAAAGAATTTTACAGCGACTGCAGCTCAGAatgtataaaaagaaaggaattcagGAATCTGAGCCTGAGGTTACCTCATTTTTCCCTGAGCCAGATGATG TTGAAAGTTTGCTGATTACCCCCTTCTTGCCTGTTGTAGCATTTGGACGACCATTACCAAAATTGACCCCACA GAATTTTGAGCTGCCCTGGTTGGATGAGCGCAGCCGCTGCAGGCTGGAGATCCAGAAAAAGCAGACACCTCACAGGACGTGTAGAAAATAA